The DNA sequence agcagcagcagcagcagcaggcccccttccttccttcctcccttccccggAAGGGCAGCCCATCCCATCCCCGGCCGGAGGACGAGCGGGAGACCCCCTGGGCTGGCGCCCCCTTCTCCCTGGCCCCCCGGCAGCCtttgcgaggaggaggaggaggagcctggctCTCCGGCGGCAAAGCAAAGGCTGGAGGAAAGAGAAGGCGGGGCAATGGGCGGGGCACCCTCCGGGCCACGCCCCTCCGCCCCGCTTCCGCCGCCGAGGCTGCGCGcgaggaggaaggcaggcagccaggcaggcagTCTCCCCGGCCGCGCCGAGTCCAGCAGGGAGGCTCTCTGCCCGGGATGCGGCTCCCTCGCCATCgcctgggcctgggcctgggcctcGGGGCTGGCGGGTGAGCAGGCGGGATGGTTCCCGGCGGAGGGCGCCTGGCGCTGCGCTTGTGGTGAGCCCGCGGCGGGGCTTGGCGGCGGTGGGCCAtgtcttcttctccttcgccgGGGCGCCCTTCCCCTTCGGCAGGGGCTGAGTCGGTGCGGGTGGTGGTCCGTTGCCGGCCCTTGAGCCGCTGGGAGGAGGCCTCGGGGGCCGAGCGGGTGGTCTTCGTGGACGGGCGCCTCGGGCAGGTCAGCCTCCTCCGccagccgccgccgcctccgccccAGCCGCCCCAGGCCCAGCATCCTCCGCCGCCGCCCCCGACGGCCAAGACGTTCACCTTCGACGCGGCCTTCGAGGGCGCCGGGCGCGAGGGCGAGCTGTACGAGGAGGCGGCGCGTCCGGTGGTGGAGGCGGCGCTGCGGGGCGTCAACGGCACCCTGCTCTGCTACGGCCAGACCGGCACCGGCAAGACCTACACCATGCAGGGGCCCCCCGAGGAGGGCCAGGCCGAGCAGCGGGGCCTCCTGCCGCGGGCCTTCGAGCACCTCTTCACGGCCATCGCCCGCTCGGGGCCCCAGCAGCGCTACCTGGTCCGCGCCTCTTACCTGGAGATCTACCAGGAGGAGGTCCGGGACCTCCTGGCCGCAGCAGGCCCTCGGCGGGTGGAGCTCAAGGAGAGCCCCGAGGCCGGCGTCTACCTCAAGGGCCTGGCCTCCTTCGTCACCAAGGACCTCCGGGAGATCGAGCACGTGCGCCGCAGGGGCAACCTGGCCAGGGCCATCGGGGCCACCCAGCTCAACCAGCGCAGCTCGCGCTCCCACGCCATCTTCCTGGTCACCGTCGAGTGCAGCCAGGCCGGCCCCGACGGGCAGGAGCACATCCGCGTTGGGAAGCTCCACCTGGTCGACCTGGCCGGCAGCGAGCGCCAGGGCAAGGCCTCCTCCGCCGGGCCCAGGGGGCCCGCCAACGCCCCTGACCAACGCCAGCCCCACCGCCAGGCCTCCAAGATCAACCTCTCCCTCTCGGCCCTGGGCAACGTCATCTCGGCCCTGGTGGACGGGCGCAGCACCCACGTCCCCTACCGGGATTCCAAGCTCACCCGCCTGCTCCAGGACTCCCTGGGCGGCAACGCCAAGACCGTCCTGGTGGCCACCCTGGGGCCGGCCGCCCACAGCTACGAGGAGACCCTCTCCACCCTCCGCTTCGCCGCCCGTGCTAAGAACATCAAGAACAAGCCCCGTGTCAATGAGGACCCCAAGGACACACTCCTCAGGGAGTTCCAGGAGGAGATCGCCCGCCTCAAGGCCCAGCTGGAGAAGCGCGGCATGCTGGGCAAGCGCAGGCATCACCGGCCCCGTGCGGGGCAGCGCCACGGGTTGAAAAGGGcccctggagaggaggaggaggaggaggaggaggaggaggacagcaaCAACAGGGGCGAGGAGACCCCCGGGGTGGAGGAGACACCCCCCAGGGTGGAGCGTGAGGAGATGCTGGGGGGCCTGGACAAGAACGTGGAGACCTACCTGAAGGCCCAGAAGGAGcggctggaggaggagaaggccgcCATCCAGGACGACCACAGCCTGGTCAGCGAGGAGAAGGCCCGGCTcctggaagagaaggagaggatgcTGCAGGAGCTGCGCCAGGAGCGCCAGGCCACCGAGCGGCTGGCCATCAAGTACAAGGTAGGCCCACTGACCCACAGATGCCCCAGCAACAGCCACGCAAGGGCAGGACCAACACTCAccttcttctgtgtgtgtgtgtccatgagCCCACCAGCAGGATCAGGTAGCCTGGCTATGGGGTCACCCCAGTGACTAGTTTGGAGGCCCTTGGCCCCTTCAGGCTCTGccccactgcccctttcctacCCCTCCTGGTGAATTGTCTCCCCAGGTGGccacagggaggaggaggccacctTCCGAAAAGGGAGCAGTGCCCCAGTGCTCCATCCCACACCTGAAAGGCTCAGTTTGCTAACACCAGAAGTCACGGTCCAGCTGCTAGTTGGCTCTTTTTCATCTTTGGAAGTCCAGGTGGCCTTCAGGGCAGTCAGCCCACAGCAGTTGCCCAGCCCTCCTTCAGCCGGGGGAGAGGGGGGCCTTATATGTACCTGCCACCCACCCACCGACCGACCCACCTCACAACATCTGCCCCTTTCCTGAGCCAGCAACACCAGAAGAGGCTAATTTGGCTAATGCTCATTGTTGGGGTAATGCGCAGTGACAGTCTGCAGTCTTGTGTCAATGTGTTCACAGAGAGCCTTGTCTCTGTGTGTTCTCGGGAGCCAAAGTGAACCTCTTGCCATGTGGCCACAAGGGCCTGGCGGTGGCCGCAGCGGCATCCATGGCCTCCTCCTTTATGCGCCACTCATCATGTGTGTGTCTCGGATTCCTTTGCACGGATTCCTTTGCACCGGCTGCCAATTTTCCATCTGGCCCTAAGGCAGGAGGGGCTGGACTGCAGGATGGCAACAAAGCCCAGGATGAGGGATGGGTGGGGGCTTCTCCGGGCTCTCAGTGTGCctatcacacaacaacaaagccacacAAGAGAGAGCTACCATAGCAGTGGCAGGAATGGCAGGCAGGCATGGAGGTGACCTCTTGCTGGCAATTGGGCCTCTGCATTGGCCAGGGAAGCTGGGAGGCCAGCCAGTCAGATCCCACAGCCCCATGGGGTTTCCTTTTGTCTCTGCAAGAGGAGGGGGATCCCTCCCTCTTGCCCTCCCCTCCATTTCATTGCTAGGCCACACTGCCCACATCAGTCCCATCTTCCACCTCTGACATTGTCTGTCCCCTCCTTTCTCCTGGACCCCTTAACCCCAAAAATGACTGGAGTGGAGAGAGGGGGCAAGGCAGCTTCTGGGGAGGGGGCCGATATTTCTAACCCAGGGGACTCCCCATCCCATCTGTCCCCCTTTTTCTGCCTTGGTTGAGTCTCTGCTCCCTTCAGGACCAGGGTGGGGCTCAAAGGTCACACCCCAAATCCCCTGGTTCTCACCCTGGTTTGGATTCCTCTCCACCCTTCTGTGGGGAAAATGGGGGCCAGGTTGGCCACACTGTGCCCAGTGGTCCTTGGGCAGAGGGGACTCTTGCCCTTGTTGCCTCTGGAGAGAGCACTGAGGTTCTGTCTCCCAATCCCTCTCCCCCTACTTTTGGTGCTTTTGGAGCACCTTGCTCCAACCTCTCAAGATCCTTTCTTTTCCAGAGCTAGGAAGAGCAATGGATGCCCACACGACAGACTTCTGTCAACCCCTCCCCAGTGAACACTTTGCACATgcctttgtgtgtctgtgtttggcTACCCACATCCCACTCTCCTTACCAGGTAGGACAGGCTAAATGCATAATAAATAAGCAACTTTGTCTAGATCAGAGCTGAATTGCGCACACTACGAAGGTGAGCCCCTCGCCCCAATCTGTGTGAGAATGCTGAAGGCTGCTGTTATAAGTCAGTCTGGGGCCCTGTCCTGTTCTGATAACATTCCTCTGAGTATGCTCAAAGGGCCATTAAGTCACAACTTACCCTTGCACAGCTCAGGTGTCCTTTGTTGTCCTGTTGGAAACTGTACTGGCTAGCCTCCCCCAAGCTACAGCCGTGGTGGTTAGAGGATTCTGAGGCTTATAGCAGTGCCCCCCCAAAGCAACATTTCTGTGGTCTGTTCCAAACAGTGGTTGACAATGTGTGGCATGATCTCCACCTTGAGCTGCCTCCTTGTCTAAAAATCCTTCTCTTTCTAATGATGAGGCAGTAAAACTCTGTGCGTGCCTAGTGGTGCTCTATttgagatataataataataataataataataataataataataataataataataataggatttatttatatgctgcccaattactgggaatccgggtggcttacaacagaggggataatagatgttccctgccctcaggcttacaatctaaaaagacacgacacaaaaggagaagggaaaggtggagagGAGGGGATcgggtccagcattcttctctccttctgaggcctggaccaaggcagggatggaccggagggagaggcctgatggtgttgggtctgtcctttctctcccccttaaggccagaagatgacagttggaaggagggaggggagggctcttcctcttcaggcccgatggcgctGGGCctggcctttatttatttatttattagttatgtTTATATTCTACTTTTCATCCAAGGAGCTCAAGACACTGTATGTGCATGCCTCCGCTCTCCCTATTTCCCCCTGACAACAACCGTGTGAGGGAGGCCAGATTCAGAGAGGCTGGCCAAAGGTCATCAGCCAGAATGTCTGACAGCAGAATGGGGGACCTGAACCTGGATCCCCCAAGTTGCAGTCCAGAGCTCTCTAATAGGTGCACTGCACCAGCTTCCCtaatatttttgtgtatttcaTGGGGGTCAAGGGCTTTTCTCTGGAAGAGGACAAGATGGCTGTGAAAGGACAGACGAAAGTATTATTGGGTGAAGGACCCCAGCATGATGGTACAGCAGACTCTCgatatccatgggcttgccatctgcagatttaagcatctgcagatggcaagccctgttgcTTTCAATggaggtgcatgcacacagctgcaTTAGTGGCTGCTCACACATCACTCCCAGCATTgcggacaatgggacttgaggttccCCGTTTTCCTTATCCGcaggggaggggtccggaacagatcccccacggatACAAAGGGCGGACAGTACATGCTTGGTGTAAGTGCATTCCTGAGTTCGGGTCCCGATACTTCAGGCAGGTCTGGACTTGGGAGGGAAGCTGTTAGACTTCCAGACTCCAGCAGGTTTTGGTAAAGAGCAGCTGAAGGGGGCTGTGGTGTCGCTGGCTGCTTGTGCTGATGGGAGCTTTCCTCCTTGGGTTAAAAGCAGCAGAGTATTTAGGATGTGCAGCAGTGGGGAGCCAGTGGCATtgctaggattggtgtcaccccactGTGGTAATCCAGACAGGCAGTCACCCAGGAGAGACAACATGATGAAAGAGTGGGAGGGCAGGGCAAGGCTGGCAGTGGTGTGCCAGGTATCTGGGAAATGTGCCTTCTGGGTCTCACcaagcaggaaagggaggagtCCATGGctgctactactaccaccaccggCGCCTAACTTTCTCAGCCTGGCAGGAAGCCCCATCAGATTCAGAAGGGGCTGCCAAGCAACAGCAGCACCCCACTCCAACCAGTGGGCACAGCCAGTGGATGGTAGAGTGGGTGAGCAACCGCCCCATCGGGTGTTTGCACtgctctgaggtgtcacccgttGGGGTCCGGACTCCCTGCACCACTGTAGTGACGCCCCTAAGCAGGGCAGGATTGGGAACGGCATTGCGGGCTCATGGCTGTTATTGAGAAGAAGAGGGGAGCAAGACATATTGACTGCATTCAtgtggggtattcttggcaagttccttcagggGGAGGGTTGACATtttcatccactgaggctgagagggtgtgacttgcccaaggtcacccagtgggtttccactgctgttcagggattcaaactttaatttttgtgtggcttcaagtcatttccgacttacggcaaccctaaagcgaccctatcatggtgttttcttggcaatt is a window from the Sceloporus undulatus isolate JIND9_A2432 ecotype Alabama chromosome 1, SceUnd_v1.1, whole genome shotgun sequence genome containing:
- the KIF3C gene encoding kinesin-like protein KIF3C; this encodes MSSSPSPGRPSPSAGAESVRVVVRCRPLSRWEEASGAERVVFVDGRLGQVSLLRQPPPPPPQPPQAQHPPPPPPTAKTFTFDAAFEGAGREGELYEEAARPVVEAALRGVNGTLLCYGQTGTGKTYTMQGPPEEGQAEQRGLLPRAFEHLFTAIARSGPQQRYLVRASYLEIYQEEVRDLLAAAGPRRVELKESPEAGVYLKGLASFVTKDLREIEHVRRRGNLARAIGATQLNQRSSRSHAIFLVTVECSQAGPDGQEHIRVGKLHLVDLAGSERQGKASSAGPRGPANAPDQRQPHRQASKINLSLSALGNVISALVDGRSTHVPYRDSKLTRLLQDSLGGNAKTVLVATLGPAAHSYEETLSTLRFAARAKNIKNKPRVNEDPKDTLLREFQEEIARLKAQLEKRGMLGKRRHHRPRAGQRHGLKRAPGEEEEEEEEEEDSNNRGEETPGVEETPPRVEREEMLGGLDKNVETYLKAQKERLEEEKAAIQDDHSLVSEEKARLLEEKERMLQELRQERQATERLAIKYKAMESKLLIGGRNIMDHTNEQQKMLELKRQEIAEQKRREREMQQQVLLRDEETMELRETFTSLQQEVEIKTKKLKKLYAKLQAVKAEIQDQHDEYIRVRQDLEEAQNEQTRELKLKYLIIENFIPPEEKNKIMNRLYFDCEEDQWKFQPLVLSVGSNSGISISSANTGTQMKKRPTSAVGYKRPISQYARLAMSMGSHPRYRAENIMFLELDISPPAIFEFEITCDQNEHDPRARHLERLMRLDSLMERPAASRVRKSRSWCQTPRSLPSSTTHVSLAYSSQNPSTAPAHQ